The Planococcus versutus genome contains a region encoding:
- a CDS encoding PspA/IM30 family protein: MEILKRFKDIMTSNIHALLDKAEDPEKMIDQYLRDLNSDLGKVKSETAAIMAAEKRERRELEEIEKEMDDMQRYAVKALEADNEDDARKFLQRKAELTEKVADKETAVKLAAANTQQMRQMHDKLEADIGELESRRSELKGKASVAKTQKRMNDFTSSVDGAGERISAFDKMEQKINKELDEANAMSELNKSSGTNIKDLTSKYDNESSVDDELESLKAGINVDDELAALKSQVGKNE, encoded by the coding sequence ATGGAAATTTTAAAACGTTTTAAAGATATTATGACAAGCAACATTCATGCTTTACTAGACAAAGCAGAAGATCCAGAAAAAATGATTGATCAGTACTTACGTGATTTGAATAGTGATCTAGGTAAAGTGAAATCAGAAACAGCAGCAATCATGGCAGCTGAAAAACGAGAGCGCCGGGAATTAGAAGAAATTGAAAAAGAAATGGATGACATGCAACGTTATGCAGTAAAGGCATTAGAAGCGGATAACGAAGACGATGCGCGTAAATTTTTGCAACGCAAAGCTGAGTTGACTGAAAAAGTGGCAGACAAAGAAACTGCTGTAAAACTTGCTGCTGCCAACACGCAACAAATGCGTCAAATGCACGATAAGCTAGAAGCAGATATTGGTGAACTGGAGTCGCGTCGTTCAGAACTAAAAGGCAAAGCTTCTGTTGCAAAAACGCAAAAGCGCATGAATGACTTTACTTCATCTGTAGACGGAGCAGGCGAGCGAATTTCTGCTTTTGACAAAATGGAACAAAAAATCAACAAAGAGCTTGATGAGGCGAATGCGATGTCAGAGTTAAATAAAAGCTCCGGAACTAATATTAAAGACTTGACATCAAAATACGATAACGAGTCATCTGTTGATGATGAGCTAGAATCATTAAAAGCAGGTATTAATGTCGACGACGAATTAGCTGCATTGAAAAGCCAAGTTGGCAAAAATGAATGA
- a CDS encoding TFIIB-type zinc ribbon-containing protein, producing MVIQYKCPNCGSDMSFDSESGHLSCPNCGRQDKIETFPETNIIRKFDPDEAKEYHCENCGAVILTEAQTTATHCSFCGAPVLLADRLTGDLAPAKVIPFTISKEDAIAAFRKWTNNGRLTPSGFTSGDRIKKMTGMYVPFWLYDIEGKVDVAALATRVHSYTAGDTIYTETNFYDVRREIDLSYLKVPADASEKMDDELMDKLEPYHYGEIKDFKMPYLAGYLAEKYDYGDEELFSRIESKIVPYIDTYISSTISGYSTVSYTNKQIQTNKKNVYYTLFPVWMVYYDFDNKEHTFAMNGQTGKVVGKPPISAFKVAAWFTGIAASAFAVMKAIAFAVGGVLW from the coding sequence ATGGTTATTCAGTATAAATGCCCAAACTGTGGATCGGATATGTCCTTCGACAGCGAATCGGGCCATCTTTCCTGTCCAAATTGTGGCAGGCAAGATAAAATTGAGACATTTCCAGAAACCAATATTATTCGGAAGTTTGACCCAGATGAAGCAAAAGAATATCATTGTGAAAACTGCGGAGCTGTTATTTTAACAGAAGCACAAACCACCGCGACACATTGCAGTTTTTGTGGTGCACCCGTGTTACTTGCAGACAGGCTAACGGGAGATTTGGCTCCGGCCAAAGTGATTCCTTTTACGATTAGTAAAGAGGATGCTATTGCTGCATTTCGGAAATGGACAAATAATGGACGATTGACACCAAGCGGTTTTACTAGCGGTGATCGTATTAAAAAAATGACTGGTATGTATGTGCCATTTTGGCTGTACGACATCGAAGGTAAAGTAGATGTAGCAGCGCTTGCGACTAGAGTGCATAGCTATACGGCAGGCGATACAATTTACACAGAAACCAATTTTTATGATGTTCGTCGAGAAATAGATCTCAGCTACTTAAAAGTACCGGCAGACGCATCTGAAAAGATGGACGACGAACTGATGGATAAACTCGAGCCCTATCATTATGGAGAAATCAAGGATTTTAAAATGCCTTACCTCGCAGGATATCTTGCGGAGAAATACGATTACGGTGATGAGGAACTATTTTCACGAATTGAATCGAAAATCGTGCCTTATATCGATACGTATATAAGCAGTACCATTTCCGGATACTCAACCGTTAGTTATACGAATAAACAAATTCAAACAAATAAAAAGAATGTTTACTATACGCTGTTTCCAGTATGGATGGTCTACTACGATTTCGACAATAAAGAACACACTTTTGCGATGAACGGTCAAACTGGTAAAGTGGTAGGCAAGCCACCAATCAGTGCCTTTAAAGTCGCAGCTTGGTTTACTGGCATTGCAGCTTCAGCTTTTGCAGTGATGAAAGCGATCGCGTTTGCTGTAGGAGGTGTTCTTTGGTGA
- a CDS encoding MDR family MFS transporter gives MNNIGQSNIKVVIGGLLLAILVAAMDNTIVTTALPSIVGELGGVDKFVWVTSAYLVAQMAGMPIFGKLSDMYGRKRFFMFGLLVFMIGSMLCGTADTINELIIFRAIQGIGGGALMPIAFTIMFDIVPLKDRGKMSGMFGAVFGISSVFGPLLGAYITEYINWTWVFYINIPLGLIAFIMVAFFYKESLERSKGKIDWLGAATLVGAVVSLMFAVELGGKEFAWMSLQSFALFASFVILTIVFVIAERRAVEPVIDFSMFKERLFATSGLISIFSGAAFITASVYIPFYIQGVQGGDATNAGFVLLPMMVGSVVSASIGGALMTRFTYRSFLVPTLALLTIGMILLATLSVDTPRFMVVVFMILVGLGIGASFSVIPSAAIHPFSIRKRGAATSTVSFLRTFGMTIGITVFGIIQSHLFSRNLTKQFGTEAARFSGDSRALLSPEARANIPTDITDQLISALSSSISSTFFWAIVPAFLALLTAFLMSKEKLGDKIE, from the coding sequence ATGAACAATATAGGTCAGAGTAATATTAAAGTGGTCATCGGTGGATTATTGCTAGCGATTTTAGTCGCAGCCATGGACAATACCATTGTCACCACTGCCCTTCCTTCTATTGTCGGGGAGCTTGGCGGTGTCGATAAATTTGTCTGGGTAACTTCTGCATATCTAGTTGCACAAATGGCAGGTATGCCTATTTTCGGTAAATTATCCGATATGTATGGTCGCAAACGATTTTTTATGTTCGGGCTACTTGTTTTTATGATTGGTTCAATGTTATGTGGCACCGCCGATACCATTAACGAATTGATTATTTTCCGTGCGATTCAAGGAATCGGTGGCGGAGCGTTAATGCCAATTGCGTTTACGATTATGTTTGATATCGTACCGTTAAAAGATCGCGGGAAAATGAGCGGCATGTTCGGTGCAGTTTTCGGCATCTCCAGTGTATTTGGTCCTCTTCTTGGTGCTTACATTACAGAATACATTAACTGGACGTGGGTATTTTATATTAACATCCCACTTGGCTTGATTGCCTTTATCATGGTCGCCTTTTTCTATAAAGAGTCACTCGAGCGCTCTAAAGGGAAAATTGACTGGCTAGGTGCTGCTACATTAGTTGGCGCGGTCGTTTCTTTAATGTTCGCAGTTGAACTAGGTGGTAAAGAATTCGCTTGGATGTCCCTTCAAAGCTTTGCCTTGTTTGCAAGTTTTGTCATACTCACGATTGTTTTTGTTATCGCTGAGCGTCGTGCTGTAGAACCCGTTATCGACTTTAGCATGTTTAAAGAGCGATTGTTTGCGACGAGTGGGCTAATTTCCATTTTTAGTGGTGCTGCTTTTATCACAGCTTCTGTTTATATTCCTTTTTATATTCAAGGTGTGCAAGGTGGAGATGCGACGAATGCCGGATTCGTGCTCTTGCCGATGATGGTTGGATCGGTTGTCAGTGCCTCTATTGGCGGTGCATTAATGACGAGATTCACATATCGTTCTTTCTTAGTTCCAACTCTTGCTTTGTTGACAATTGGAATGATTTTGTTAGCGACACTGTCTGTTGATACACCACGATTTATGGTTGTCGTGTTTATGATTTTGGTAGGACTTGGCATTGGAGCTTCGTTTTCCGTCATCCCTTCAGCTGCGATTCATCCGTTTTCTATTCGTAAACGAGGAGCTGCAACATCTACAGTGAGTTTTTTGCGTACATTCGGAATGACCATCGGGATCACTGTTTTCGGAATTATTCAAAGTCATTTATTCAGTCGGAACTTAACAAAGCAGTTTGGAACTGAAGCTGCTCGTTTTTCAGGAGATTCTCGTGCTCTACTATCTCCCGAAGCGCGTGCAAATATCCCTACTGACATAACAGATCAATTGATAAGTGCATTATCTTCTTCAATTTCGAGCACATTCTTCTGGGCGATTGTTCCCGCTTTCTTAGCGCTATTAACTGCCTTTCTAATGAGCAAAGAAAAACTTGGAGATAAAATCGAATAA
- a CDS encoding CaiB/BaiF CoA transferase family protein — protein MPGALTGMKILDLSRVLAGPYCTMILGDLGAEVIKVEAPGGSDETRNWGPPFQNGVSAYFLSVNRNKKSVTVDLKTPEGIAVIKKLAAESDVVVSNFKTGTMERLGIGYETLSAINPRIVYCSITGFGETGPDRDMPGYDFIIQAMSGLMSITGDKKSGPQKMGVAITDVLTGLYACIGIQAALLERVGSGKGQKIDLSLYDTAISALVNIGSNYLMDKKVPTALGNAHANIVPYQLFQTSDGEIVIAVGTNQQFTALCQILKEPEYAKDNRYLTNSRRVKNREILIPLLQQALLKENTAHWQQLCREHDIPAGPIQTVEEMVHDKQLQARNMFVEHNHPTAGKITLIGSPLKLSRTPVEMKRHPPDAGEHNEEVLGNSQPSKIRGDF, from the coding sequence ATGCCAGGAGCCTTAACCGGTATGAAAATACTCGACTTGTCACGTGTACTCGCAGGTCCTTATTGCACTATGATTTTAGGAGATTTAGGTGCGGAAGTGATCAAAGTAGAAGCGCCTGGTGGCAGTGATGAAACACGTAATTGGGGTCCGCCTTTTCAAAACGGTGTCAGTGCTTATTTTTTAAGTGTTAATCGAAACAAAAAATCCGTCACTGTCGATTTGAAAACTCCAGAAGGAATAGCAGTTATTAAAAAGTTAGCAGCAGAAAGTGATGTTGTGGTCAGTAATTTCAAGACCGGAACAATGGAACGCCTTGGCATTGGATACGAAACTTTATCCGCTATTAACCCTCGAATTGTTTATTGCTCTATTACTGGCTTTGGCGAAACAGGACCCGATCGCGACATGCCTGGCTATGACTTTATAATTCAAGCGATGAGCGGGTTGATGAGTATTACTGGCGACAAGAAATCAGGACCACAAAAAATGGGCGTCGCTATTACAGATGTATTGACGGGATTATACGCTTGCATCGGTATTCAAGCAGCACTGCTTGAACGTGTCGGTTCTGGCAAAGGTCAAAAAATAGATCTTTCTTTGTATGACACGGCTATTAGTGCGCTCGTTAACATTGGTAGCAATTATTTAATGGATAAAAAAGTGCCAACTGCTCTAGGGAACGCTCATGCCAATATTGTTCCGTATCAACTATTTCAAACAAGTGATGGCGAAATAGTTATTGCCGTTGGGACAAATCAGCAATTTACAGCATTGTGTCAGATCTTAAAAGAGCCAGAATACGCAAAAGACAACCGGTACTTAACAAATTCCAGGCGGGTAAAAAATCGAGAAATTTTGATACCTCTACTACAACAAGCATTACTAAAAGAAAATACGGCGCACTGGCAACAACTATGCCGAGAACACGACATCCCAGCAGGGCCTATTCAGACAGTAGAAGAAATGGTTCATGACAAGCAACTACAAGCACGCAATATGTTTGTCGAACACAACCACCCAACCGCAGGAAAAATCACTCTAATTGGCAGTCCGTTAAAGCTATCGCGTACACCGGTTGAAATGAAACGTCATCCACCTGATGCCGGAGAACATAATGAAGAAGTTTTGGGTAATAGTCAACCATCAAAAATAAGGGGCGATTTCTAA
- a CDS encoding DUF3870 domain-containing protein: protein MNTLFIAGHARLPAGMAAQNIYETLTITAEIDKNYSVIVSASCTLATSHGQEFVQQLLRGYSLQDGIEKPLADIKAHYLGKAGNALASALKDLFKHYESYKGSSRSS from the coding sequence ATGAATACTCTTTTTATCGCGGGTCATGCTAGACTTCCAGCAGGGATGGCCGCTCAAAATATATATGAAACGTTGACCATTACTGCAGAAATTGATAAGAATTACAGTGTGATTGTATCGGCAAGCTGCACATTGGCAACATCTCACGGCCAAGAGTTTGTCCAACAGTTACTGAGAGGCTATAGTTTGCAAGACGGTATTGAAAAACCATTAGCAGATATAAAGGCTCATTATCTTGGAAAAGCAGGAAATGCTTTGGCTTCTGCATTGAAAGACCTTTTTAAGCATTATGAAAGTTATAAAGGAAGCTCTCGGTCATCTTAA
- a CDS encoding ATP-binding cassette domain-containing protein, which produces MAAEVNLSNVTVTFGKFEALKNISLTLEPGKIHGLIGRNGAGKTTLLSLVAAFREPTQGQVEIDGEPVFENPNKMQQITFLYEKNYSEEDDKIPVILEFSKRYRPNYDEKYANYLLQRFHLPLDKPISKLSKGMQSALTVVIGLASRSPLTIFDEVYLGMDAPTREIFYQEILADQETHPRTFILSTHLISEMEYLFDQIVILDQGRLILNDDYESISAQGVSITGATDQVDAFVSDRKILNEQKLGTTKSVMVYGTISEQERLTAQKQGIEVGPLSLQDLFIHLTEEVR; this is translated from the coding sequence ATGGCCGCTGAGGTGAATCTAAGTAATGTCACAGTAACATTCGGAAAGTTTGAAGCGTTAAAGAATATTTCATTGACACTTGAGCCCGGGAAAATCCACGGACTGATCGGTCGCAATGGTGCCGGAAAGACCACTCTTCTTTCTTTGGTTGCGGCTTTCCGTGAGCCAACACAAGGTCAAGTAGAAATTGATGGCGAACCTGTCTTTGAAAATCCTAACAAGATGCAGCAAATTACTTTTCTTTACGAAAAAAATTACAGCGAAGAAGATGATAAGATTCCGGTTATACTAGAGTTTTCTAAACGGTATCGCCCGAATTACGATGAAAAGTATGCTAATTATTTATTGCAACGCTTCCATCTACCACTAGACAAACCGATTAGTAAATTATCAAAAGGAATGCAGTCGGCTCTCACTGTGGTCATCGGCTTGGCTAGTCGTTCGCCATTAACCATTTTCGATGAAGTATATCTCGGAATGGACGCCCCTACTCGTGAAATTTTTTATCAGGAAATCTTAGCAGACCAAGAGACGCATCCTCGAACCTTTATTCTTTCTACTCACTTGATTTCAGAAATGGAGTATCTTTTTGATCAAATTGTCATTCTCGATCAAGGTCGTCTAATACTGAATGATGATTATGAAAGCATTTCTGCTCAAGGCGTTTCTATTACAGGAGCAACCGATCAAGTCGACGCCTTTGTCTCAGACAGAAAAATACTAAACGAGCAAAAACTAGGCACTACGAAATCTGTCATGGTCTACGGAACAATTTCAGAACAAGAACGACTTACCGCTCAAAAACAAGGCATTGAAGTTGGTCCTTTGTCATTGCAAGATCTATTTATTCATCTAACAGAGGAGGTGCGTTGA
- a CDS encoding acyl-CoA dehydrogenase family protein, with protein MEFSFTEEQDMLRNTTRGFVDKEIMPYIEAWDREGKSDPAIYTKLADLGLMGVCIPENYGGSGMDYNSLAIVCEELERGDTAFRTAVSVHIGLNSLTILQWGTEEQKQKYLIPQATGEKIGAFGLTEPGAGSDVAAMKSTAVKEGDYYILNGQKTWISLCDIADHFLVFAYTGEQTEKHGAISAFIVERTWEGFSSKAIKGKHGIRAGNTGELFFEDVKVPQENLLGKEGEGFKIAMAALDNGRFTVAAGAVGQIMACLEASVDYCRERQTFGKEIGRHQLVQQMIAKMEAGFQMSRLLVYRAGELKNKGKRNTRETSLAKWQACDFANQAADDAFQIHGAYGYSDEYPVSRYLRNSKAPVIYEGTREIHTIMQAEYVLGYKEDKALSHTLPAWEQASDPAVK; from the coding sequence ATGGAATTTTCATTCACAGAAGAACAAGACATGTTGCGCAACACGACACGAGGATTTGTGGACAAAGAAATTATGCCGTACATCGAAGCGTGGGATCGGGAGGGCAAATCAGATCCAGCTATTTACACAAAGTTGGCAGACCTTGGATTAATGGGTGTTTGCATACCTGAGAATTATGGCGGCAGTGGCATGGACTATAATTCGCTTGCCATTGTTTGTGAGGAACTAGAACGTGGAGACACAGCGTTTCGCACAGCTGTTTCTGTTCACATTGGATTGAACAGCTTGACCATTCTTCAATGGGGAACTGAAGAACAAAAACAAAAATATTTGATCCCACAAGCGACAGGAGAAAAAATTGGAGCATTTGGTTTAACAGAACCCGGTGCAGGATCCGATGTAGCTGCGATGAAATCGACTGCTGTTAAAGAGGGCGATTATTATATATTGAATGGACAAAAAACATGGATTTCTTTATGTGATATAGCTGATCATTTTTTAGTGTTTGCTTATACAGGTGAACAAACAGAAAAACATGGTGCAATTTCTGCCTTTATTGTAGAACGCACGTGGGAAGGGTTTTCTTCTAAAGCCATTAAAGGAAAGCATGGAATTCGTGCAGGAAATACAGGAGAATTGTTTTTCGAAGATGTTAAAGTGCCACAAGAAAATTTGCTAGGAAAAGAAGGCGAAGGATTTAAAATTGCAATGGCAGCACTTGATAATGGCCGTTTCACTGTTGCAGCAGGTGCCGTGGGTCAAATTATGGCGTGCCTAGAAGCAAGTGTGGATTATTGCCGAGAACGTCAAACATTCGGCAAGGAAATTGGTCGCCACCAGCTTGTTCAGCAAATGATTGCAAAAATGGAGGCGGGCTTTCAAATGAGTCGACTGCTTGTTTATCGGGCAGGTGAACTGAAAAATAAAGGAAAGCGCAACACACGTGAAACGTCGCTTGCAAAATGGCAAGCATGCGATTTTGCCAATCAAGCGGCTGATGACGCTTTCCAAATTCATGGAGCTTATGGCTATTCTGATGAATACCCAGTTAGTCGTTATTTACGCAACTCTAAAGCACCGGTTATTTACGAAGGAACGCGTGAAATTCACACTATTATGCAAGCAGAATATGTTCTTGGCTATAAAGAAGACAAAGCGCTATCCCACACATTGCCAGCTTGGGAACAAGCGAGTGATCCTGCTGTAAAATAA
- a CDS encoding GntR family transcriptional regulator: protein MNNAFDSSKPIFLQIRTLIEDQIVNDQLQEGDQAPSTNQLVNFYKINHATISKGINQLVDEKILFKKRGIGMFVAEGAKQTLIRQRKKAFVDNYVKSLVQEAQKLGITETEVIELIKNTKGSEI from the coding sequence ATGAACAATGCGTTTGATTCGAGCAAGCCGATTTTTTTGCAAATTCGTACATTAATTGAAGATCAGATTGTCAATGATCAGCTTCAAGAAGGTGATCAAGCACCATCGACCAATCAACTTGTTAATTTTTACAAAATTAATCATGCGACCATTTCGAAAGGGATTAACCAGTTAGTAGATGAAAAAATCTTGTTTAAGAAAAGAGGGATTGGCATGTTTGTAGCAGAAGGGGCAAAACAAACATTAATAAGACAACGTAAAAAAGCATTTGTTGATAATTACGTCAAAAGCCTTGTTCAAGAAGCGCAAAAACTAGGAATTACAGAAACAGAAGTCATTGAATTGATCAAAAACACGAAAGGAAGTGAAATCTGA
- a CDS encoding TPM domain-containing protein yields MKAFQVNWLRILCFMLLIISVSGVAAFAAVDEHVYDEANLLSESEITDLEAVAAKYSREQNVDFLFLTTADETMPSIIDYMGDFFDQWSSENNQKNVVLLTMNIATRDVYLAGFGTAETTLDDKRVDMVLDRIVPEMQNGDYADAFRETVTTSSRYMEYRPGVNPENILLKSWFQLLVALLLGVGVVGFMLYHSGGRVTTTASTYVDEDHTRVTGTRDQFRNKTVSRRKVPKNNGGGGGGFGGGGTTGGGTSFSGGGRKF; encoded by the coding sequence GTGAAGGCATTTCAAGTTAACTGGCTAAGAATTCTTTGTTTCATGCTTCTAATCATTAGTGTAAGTGGCGTCGCAGCGTTTGCTGCTGTAGATGAGCATGTTTACGACGAGGCTAACTTATTAAGCGAATCGGAAATCACTGACTTAGAAGCAGTTGCAGCCAAATACAGCCGAGAGCAAAATGTCGACTTTTTGTTTTTAACAACCGCAGATGAAACTATGCCTTCTATTATCGATTATATGGGTGATTTTTTTGATCAGTGGTCTAGTGAAAACAATCAAAAAAATGTAGTATTGCTAACAATGAATATTGCGACGCGTGATGTCTATTTAGCTGGTTTTGGAACAGCTGAAACCACACTTGATGATAAACGAGTCGATATGGTTTTAGATCGAATTGTTCCTGAAATGCAAAATGGTGACTATGCAGATGCTTTTCGTGAGACAGTGACTACGTCAAGTCGTTATATGGAGTATCGCCCCGGCGTCAACCCCGAAAACATTCTTCTTAAAAGCTGGTTCCAACTTCTTGTTGCATTATTGCTGGGGGTAGGTGTTGTTGGGTTCATGCTTTATCATTCAGGTGGGCGTGTGACAACGACTGCAAGTACTTATGTTGATGAGGACCATACAAGAGTAACCGGTACACGTGACCAGTTCCGTAACAAAACCGTTTCACGTCGTAAGGTTCCGAAGAACAATGGAGGCGGAGGCGGTGGTTTTGGCGGTGGAGGAACTACCGGAGGCGGCACTTCATTTAGCGGAGGCGGTCGCAAGTTTTAA